One Candidatus Obscuribacterales bacterium genomic window, CGCCGCTGCAAAGCGTCCACCGCCATCTAGGCGATAGGGTCGTCCTGGAAACACAATGGCATCGGCGGGGGTGCCCGGGTCGGGCGGCAGATGGCTGCTCAGCCCCCAGAGCGCTAGGTTGAGGCTAGGGGGCGACACTAAAACCAGGAAAGCGATCGCCCCACCCAGGGTTACCCGCGTCCAGGTGGGGCTCCAGTGGGGATGATGGCGCTTGGTCCACTGACGATAGAGCGTCCGTCCTAGCCAAACGGCGATCGCACAGGCCATGAGCACAATCAACCCTTTAATATGCAGGGGCAACGGCGTGAGTAGGAGCCGCGAAATAGATTTAGTAAACTGTGTCCAAGAGCTACCCAGTCGTGGGCATTCATTAAAGTCCATTAGATCGATCATGATCCAGCCTCCCCGATGTCGGCACTAGTAGATAGATAATGATTGGTATACGTCCTAGGCTGGAGTATGATGCCAATAGCCTATGGCTGAGGAGCGATCGCCGTTAGCGCTGGCGGCTGTCCTGACGATGGAGTCTGCTCGGCCATCCTGGATGGCATAGGCCGTATTCATATCTAATGTGCCCCAATAGCCAGTGAAAATACTCACGT contains:
- a CDS encoding YdcF family protein, whose product is MIDLMDFNECPRLGSSWTQFTKSISRLLLTPLPLHIKGLIVLMACAIAVWLGRTLYRQWTKRHHPHWSPTWTRVTLGGAIAFLVLVSPPSLNLALWGLSSHLPPDPGTPADAIVFPGRPYRLDGGGRFAAAAELWQAGRAPFIFVSGSGTTPFEILEDMGVPPSAMSGEVCSLTTNENAIYTAYNLLPEGIKTIVLITDPPHMWRSILTFQNQGFEVIPHMTSLVNDLGYREKMVLVLREYGGLLSYVLLGRLE